GAGAAAACGCACCTGCCCGTCGCTCATTTCGGTCAGGCGCCGAAACGCCTCGCGCCACAGGGCCGGTATCAGAAACGGCAAAATGCCTTCGATCACCAGCACCAGGGCAAACGCGGTGAGCAGCATCTTCGACATCGCACGCCTCTGGCGGCCCGGTAGCGATCGGTCATGCGTGAGCGGCGCTACTTGGCGGGCCGCGCGGGGCTCTTCAGGTACTTGAAGAACTCCGAGTTCGGATCGAGAACAAGCACGTCGCTGCGGCTGCCAAGCCCGACCCGGTAAGCTTCGAGGCTGCGGTAGAAGGCGTAGAACTCCGGGTTCTGCTCGTAGGCGCGCGCGTAGATCGCGGCGGCCTT
This sequence is a window from Betaproteobacteria bacterium. Protein-coding genes within it:
- a CDS encoding DUF2065 family protein, which codes for MSKMLLTAFALVLVIEGILPFLIPALWREAFRRLTEMSDGQVRFLGLSSMVAGVLLLYLVR